The genomic window TCGTCTTTACCGATCAGGCGACGGAGAGTCTCTTCGGCCTTCCTAACATCCTCGATCGCGTCGTTATATGCTTTTCGAGCTTTTCCAGATCCTTAGTCCGAGATTCTAGTTCCTTTTTCTGTTCGGCATACTTTTCCGAAAGACGTACGGTCGTCTCATTGTCATAGTTGCCGTTGTTATTCTCGAACTGCTTTTTGATGATGCTGTCGTGCTTCTCTTTTTCTTTTTGGGTCTCGTTTAGCAGCTTTTGCATGCTATCGACTTCTTCTTGAGCAACTCTTAATCTTGCCTTGAGCATGTGGGCCTTTTGCGACGCATCTTCTTAGGCCTTGTTTGCAGCCCTTACACTCGGTTGAGCAGTCACACTCGCAGCCGGAGCGCCTGGCACCTCAGCGGCGAACGCCGGGCTGGCCCCCATGAAGCCACTTAGCGTTATGGCAAGCGCTGCTTTCAGCGCGATCGATCCTGTCAATTTCATAAAATGCCTCTCTTAATAACTGGCGAGATCGACTGTTGTTAAACCCATCCAAATGGCATCAATAGACATCTAGAGAATGGGTTAATGGCGTTTAACTATATGCATAGTTACCGAAGCGTAAGTATCTCGTTTTTGGTGACGATTTACACGCAGGAAAATGTTCATGCAGGCGTGAATCTGTTGAAAATTTGGTTATTAAGGAGGAAATTTAATAATTCGGACATGTCCGCGATTCCTAGCTCGCCAGGTAAGCCGCCGCAGTTCAGCCCGCTTTGAGTGCTTCTCATGCCCAAGGCATAATTTCGAGGCGCTAGAAAGCTATAGTAGTTCTGAAGAGGGATGCGGCGCTGATTGTGGTCACTATTCGCCGTAGTTCGTCACTCAAATACACCGATTTTGGTGACGACGAACGGCGTTAAGTACTGAGAAAGCCAGGAGCTTAAACAGCGGACCTGCCCACTCGCCGAGCGTAGGCTTGTCCCCATGAAGAACGTCACCGTATCTATCCACCCCTTCTGGAATTTCGAGATCGACATCCCTGGCGTCAGCGTCGTGCGCTGGGATTTCGAATCCGAGCCGCCCGTCGATCGTGCCGACGTCGTCGTGACCAGCCACTGGGCCACCCCCAACGGCGTGGAAATGGCGCAAAAGGTGGGTGCCTCGCTGCTCCAAATCGGCTCCATCGGCTACGATATGATCGCGCCCGACCTCCCCGCAGGCCTCCAGATCGCCAACGCCGCAACCGTCCACGAGGCCGCCACCGCCGAAACCGTCGTTCTCGATCTCCTCATCGCTCTCCGCGACGTCCCGCGCATGGCAGCCAACACCGCTGCCCGCACATGGGAGCCTTTCTACGCCCCCGGCCTCACGGACAAGAGGATCGTCCTCGTGGGCGTCGGCGGCGTCGGCTCACAAATCGCCCAGCGCCTGCGCGCCTTCAACGCTGACATCACCTACGTCGCCAGCCGTGAGCGCGACGAAGACTTCGGCCATGTCTATTCCCTCGACACCGCGCCCGCCGAGGTGTGGGCGCAGGCCGACGCCGTCGTCGTCGTGATCCCCGCAACCCCGGACACGAGAGGGCTGATCGACGCCGACTTCCTCGCCAAGCTCAAGGACGGAGCCGTGCTGGTCAACGCCGGACGCGGAGTGCTCGCCGTCAATGAGGCGCTCGTCGCGGAGGCGGGCCGCCTGCGCATCGTGCTCGACGTCGCCGACCCGGAGCCCCTCCCCGCCGACTCCCCGCTCTGGGACGCCGCGTTCTTCATCTCCCACCACAACGGTGGCAACACGGACGCGATGCATCCACGCATGAAAGCGCTGGTAGAGCGGCAGGTTCGGGCTGCGCTCGCGGGGGAGGACTACGTCAACGTGGTGCTGCCGCGATAAATATCTCGACACGTCCGGTCTGTGGATAAGTTTCGCCGGGCGAGACACAATTTGCCACACTAGGTACAAGCGAAAAGAGGAGGACGAATGATCCGTATAGGCATCAATGGATACGGCAACTTGGGGCGCGGGGTCGAGCTGGCGCTAGGTCGTGCCGCTGATATGGAGGCTGCAGTCGTCTTCACCCGGCGCGAGCCTGGCTCCGTTGCTACCCTGGGCGCGCCCGTCGTCCATGTTGACGACATGCCCGAGTATGCCGGAAAACTCGACGTGGTGATCAACTGCGGCGGCTCTGCCACCGACCTCGAGGTGCAAGGGCCGGCCGTCACCGCGCTGTTCAACACCGTCGATTCCTTTGACACGCACGCCAAAATCCCGGCGCATTTCGCCGCCGTCAACGACGCCGCCCGCGCCGCTGGCACCCTCGCCCTTATCTCCGCTGGTTGGGACCCCGGCCTCTTCTCGATGCTGCGCGTACTCGGCGAAGCTGTCCTACCTACCGGCATCACGACGACGTTCTGGGGACCCGGCGTCTCCCAAGGCCATTCGGACGCAATCCGCCGCATTCCCGGCGTCGTGGACGCTAGGCAGTACACGGTCCCCGTGGAAGAAACCGTCGCTGCCGTCAAGGAGCGCCGCGATGTCGAACTCACTCCGCGTACCATGCACCAGCGCGTATGCTATGTGGTTGCCGAAGAGGGCGCAGACCTGGCGGCAATCGAGCGTGCCATCGTCGAAATGCCGAACTATTTCGCCGATTATGACACCACGGTCAACTTCGTCTCCGCCGCTGAGCTCGCTGCCGAACACAGCGGTATCCCGCACGGCGGCCAGGTGATCCGCACGGGGCAGACGGACGACGCCGTCGGCGAAACGATCACGTTCGGTCTAGACCTCGACTCCAACCCCGAGTTCACCGGGTCGGTGCTCGTCGCTGTGGCGCGTGCGGTTGCTCGCAAGGCTGCTCGCGGGGAAACCGGGGCAATCACCGTCTTCGACGTGACCCTCGCCGAGCTCTCACCACTATCGGAACAGGAGCTGCGCGCCCACTACCTGTAAACCGAATCGTGAGAGTTACTCGCCGCATCGGAGAAACGGTATAGGCTCGCTTCTGTGCTGTCGGCCGCGTCGGCCTCGCCGTCGGCGTTTTTCTATACAAAATAAACCGCCTTTGACCTTGACGGGGTTGCGCGCGACATCGACCCCGGATATCCGGGAACCGGCCGTAAATTGGACTAGGGATCGACTGGCGACGAAGGCTAACTCTAGCCGTTAAAAACCCGCCGCGCGTGCTGGGTAGCCGCAGCGACCCGTGTAGACATATTGCCTGCCCCGCCGTCGGGTAGGTCATCGACCGGGAACCAGCCCAGCCGCTCAGACTCATCTGATACGCTCACGACGGCGTCGCGCCTGGCCAAGGCCACAAAACCCACATCCCAATGCTCGCGGCACGCGGTGAAACCGCCGCCGAGGGAGTGGACGTCAAGATCGCAGGGGACCTCACTGAAGGCGGCAAAGCTCGATAAGCCGGATTCTTCCCTACCTTCGCGCAAGGCTGCCGCCGGAAGGGAGGCGTCGTCGTGCTCAAGGTGGCCGCCGAACTGCAACCACATGCCAGCCTTCTTATGGAAATCCAGCAAAATCTCGGTTAAATCAGGGGAAAGCACAAAAAGGGAGGCAGTCAGATGGCGAGGAGCCAGACCCTTCCAGAGCGCCGATTCGCCGCCCTCGCGCACGAGGGCAAGGTAGTCATCGAGATGATAGGTGGCATTAGGGTTAGCTGGGAGGATGCCTCGCCAAGATTCGAGCGCTGCTAGGACGTCGTCATACACCATGAAGCCTCCAAAAACCAATCGGCCCAGCAGGATTCGAGATCAACCACTGAGCCGAGAAGCGCGCCCAAAGGGATTCGAACCCCCAACCTTCTGATCCGTAGTCAGACGCTCTATCCGTTGAGCTATGGGCGCTTCGTTCTTGCGAACAGGCTTTACTCTACGCGGGAATAGGGGGGCGCGCCACTCGGGGAAACGTGGTCTTGATTACGTGAATCGCGCGGTCGTGCGGGGCTGCGACGGCAGGGCTCTGCCGGCGGGACTGCACCGGCGGAGCCACACCCGTTTCTCGGTACCTTCATCCGAAGTTCAGTACTGTAAACGCCGTTTTAAGTGACGACGGACGTCGGGAAGTACCGAGAAACGGGTGTGGGAGCACGCGCGAACAAGCGCTAGTACGCTAACCCAAATGCGACCCGCGAATCTAACCATTTCCTGAAACCTGCGGTGGTGCGCACGTCCTCCCAGCCCAGGTGGAAAGTACGATATCCAGCATCCGCAAGCAACCGTTCTTTCCACGAGGCATCGATCGCAAGTTCCCGATAGTGACGGCCCTTGGTCATCTCCGGGTCGATAATCTTTGCATTTCCGTCGAACGAAAAGACATAGCCCTTTTCCTCGTCGACGGCGTCGGGGCGCATCTGCTGACCCCGAATCCAAAAAGTCAGCTGAGGTGTCGGAAGCGGGAGGGCGGCCTCAGCGAACCGATAGAACATCAACGATTCGCCAACCGATTCTCGGCGACCATCCATGAGAGCCAGCATCGCCCGCACCCGCTTACGCCCGTGAAAGGCCGGCATTGAGTCGAAGAGGGAGACAAGCGCGTCCGTCGTCGTGAGAAGATGGGCGAGCGCAAAATCTGCCGCGACAAGGCCATGCTCTGCTCCGTAAAGACGAGCGAGATCGATAATAGTTTGCTCGATCGAGGTCACTCGGAAGCCTGCGAATGCGACGGTCCGAGGCTTAACGGCAACCACATGCGTACGCGTGTTCTTGGTGCGGCGAAGGCGGCAGGTGCTCACGCGGATCGCTTCATGCGGATGGCTGATGATCGTGGGAAGGCCGAGCAAAACAGCAGCGGTGAGTGCGGCGTAGGCGACTGTGGTGGTGGCAGAGAAGGATTGACGGTGGCGGTCGAGATAATCGACAGTCTGGAAGACACGCATCTTCTCCTGATCCCAGGGCGGAAGCGTGGAATCTACGGGTTGGGCGGCGTATCCGCGGAATGCGCGGATCAATTCCTGAGAGTGGGCGACGCGCCAAAAGTCCTCGGTGCGGGTGGTCTGGATATCGCGAGTGGCAAGACAGCGAGCGCGCCGGTAACAAAACTCCGATTCGCGCGTGCGCAACCATGTATCGCGGCCGACATCCGACTCCACGAAGGCTTTTGGTGTTCCCCGAATTCGCACAATCCACGCTCCTGTATATCGGTGTGTGAATCGACTGTAATCCGTGGAGAAAAATCGTGTATGCCGGGAGGCAGCGATTGGGGATTGAGGTGACGTTTGGTGAAATTGTGGAGAACTATGCGGGCGATGGCTGGGGGCGCGCTGGTTCTCTCCCACTTGTCGGTACTTAACGCCGGTCGTCGTCCCCTAAACCAATGGTTACCGGGACGACGACCGGCGTTAAGTACCGAGAATTGGAAATTCGGG from Trueperella pyogenes includes these protein-coding regions:
- a CDS encoding NAD(P)-dependent oxidoreductase, which encodes MKNVTVSIHPFWNFEIDIPGVSVVRWDFESEPPVDRADVVVTSHWATPNGVEMAQKVGASLLQIGSIGYDMIAPDLPAGLQIANAATVHEAATAETVVLDLLIALRDVPRMAANTAARTWEPFYAPGLTDKRIVLVGVGGVGSQIAQRLRAFNADITYVASRERDEDFGHVYSLDTAPAEVWAQADAVVVVIPATPDTRGLIDADFLAKLKDGAVLVNAGRGVLAVNEALVAEAGRLRIVLDVADPEPLPADSPLWDAAFFISHHNGGNTDAMHPRMKALVERQVRAALAGEDYVNVVLPR
- a CDS encoding diaminopimelate dehydrogenase, coding for MIRIGINGYGNLGRGVELALGRAADMEAAVVFTRREPGSVATLGAPVVHVDDMPEYAGKLDVVINCGGSATDLEVQGPAVTALFNTVDSFDTHAKIPAHFAAVNDAARAAGTLALISAGWDPGLFSMLRVLGEAVLPTGITTTFWGPGVSQGHSDAIRRIPGVVDARQYTVPVEETVAAVKERRDVELTPRTMHQRVCYVVAEEGADLAAIERAIVEMPNYFADYDTTVNFVSAAELAAEHSGIPHGGQVIRTGQTDDAVGETITFGLDLDSNPEFTGSVLVAVARAVARKAARGETGAITVFDVTLAELSPLSEQELRAHYL
- a CDS encoding NUDIX hydrolase; amino-acid sequence: MVYDDVLAALESWRGILPANPNATYHLDDYLALVREGGESALWKGLAPRHLTASLFVLSPDLTEILLDFHKKAGMWLQFGGHLEHDDASLPAAALREGREESGLSSFAAFSEVPCDLDVHSLGGGFTACREHWDVGFVALARRDAVVSVSDESERLGWFPVDDLPDGGAGNMSTRVAAATQHARRVFNG